The following coding sequences are from one Nonlabens arenilitoris window:
- a CDS encoding LptF/LptG family permease: MTSFIKTFLSVFIVIMFILILQAIWLYIKDLAGKDLDMITIAKFMMYTIPVIVPLALPLSIILASIMVFGNMAENYEFAAMKSNGISLQRAMRSLIIVVGTLGVTSFFFANTVIPWGHFKQGNLRRNIVNSKPAMAIGVGNFNQLGDINIKVDQKSGDRGQYLDNVLIHKKNPKRNGNFTVIKSRKGELKSSLKSNIIQLVLTDGNYYDDLFPENAQKRRSSPFVRSYFDTYTLNVDVSGLNNVDLNKADVTDNHRMLKIHELQTSIDSFTTKFNDNLSLYHKAQHKKWAPELMKSRIPDTIIAGDIKDNFISELKIYDQRRTIENTINKLKQQRSTLENRMFQLGEESKRIAKHEIEIQKKFVLGAACIILFFIGAPLGAIIRKGGMGLPLVIATLFFLSYHFINIFAEKAAVEGAFPTWVGAWMGTLIIFPLGILLTYRATTDQGFFDLGGAVESLLSRFKKKPKNPSTAV, encoded by the coding sequence TTGACTTCATTTATAAAGACGTTTTTAAGCGTCTTTATTGTCATTATGTTTATTCTTATCCTACAAGCCATATGGCTTTACATTAAAGATCTTGCAGGTAAAGATTTAGATATGATTACCATAGCTAAATTTATGATGTACACCATTCCTGTAATTGTACCTCTAGCCCTACCCTTAAGTATTATTCTGGCTTCGATTATGGTTTTCGGTAATATGGCCGAAAATTATGAGTTTGCTGCCATGAAATCAAATGGTATCTCTTTACAGCGTGCCATGCGATCCTTAATTATAGTCGTAGGTACTTTGGGAGTTACCTCCTTTTTCTTTGCAAACACAGTAATTCCATGGGGACATTTTAAACAAGGAAATTTAAGACGCAATATAGTTAACAGTAAACCAGCAATGGCTATAGGTGTTGGGAACTTCAATCAGTTAGGAGACATCAATATTAAAGTAGATCAAAAATCTGGTGATCGTGGGCAGTATCTGGATAATGTTTTAATCCATAAAAAAAATCCAAAACGCAACGGTAACTTTACCGTAATTAAAAGTAGAAAAGGTGAATTGAAGAGCTCTTTAAAATCTAATATTATACAGCTGGTATTGACTGATGGTAATTATTATGATGACCTATTCCCAGAAAATGCTCAAAAAAGAAGAAGTTCTCCGTTTGTACGCAGTTATTTTGATACTTACACACTTAATGTCGATGTGTCTGGATTAAACAATGTAGATCTCAATAAGGCAGATGTTACTGATAATCATCGCATGCTTAAGATTCATGAATTGCAAACCAGTATCGATTCATTCACAACTAAGTTTAACGACAACCTATCTTTATATCACAAGGCACAACATAAAAAGTGGGCTCCAGAATTGATGAAATCCAGAATACCCGATACCATTATTGCTGGAGACATTAAGGACAATTTTATAAGCGAATTGAAGATATACGATCAACGACGAACTATTGAGAATACCATCAATAAATTAAAACAGCAACGGTCTACCTTAGAAAATAGAATGTTTCAATTAGGTGAAGAATCTAAGCGTATTGCTAAACATGAGATTGAAATACAGAAAAAATTTGTTCTAGGAGCGGCCTGTATTATTTTGTTTTTTATAGGTGCGCCACTAGGTGCCATTATAAGAAAAGGTGGCATGGGATTACCGCTAGTGATTGCTACTTTATTCTTCTTATCCTACCATTTCATCAATATTTTTGCCGAGAAAGCCGCTGTAGAAGGTGCCTTTCCTACTTGGGTAGGCGCATGGATGGGCACATTAATTATTTTCCCATTAGGGATACTACTTACCTACAGAGCTACCACAGATCAAGGATTCTTTGATTTAGGTGGCGCGGTAGAATCCTTACTATCTAGGTTTAAAAAAAAGCCAAAGAATCCTAGCACAGCAGTCTAA
- the ribB gene encoding 3,4-dihydroxy-2-butanone-4-phosphate synthase has protein sequence MTASTAIQKNTSFKLDSIEDAIEDIKKGKVIIVVDDENRENEGDFLASAQSVTPEMINFMATHGRGLICMPITESRCKELELDMMVTNNSDPMETAFTVSVDLRGHGVTTGISASDRAKTIQAMIHKDTRSHDLSKPGHIFPLRARDGGVLRRTGHTEAAIDFARLAGHEPAGVIVEIMNEDGTMARLPQLIEVAKKFDVKLVSIEDLVAYRMKNDSLIEKKEDFNLRTRFGEYRLRAYQQTTNQQIHLALTLGDWDENEEVLTRMNSTQVNNDLFSTLTSEADRKLDAMFERLNKEGKGAIVFINQQFQPENMLSRLEQLKALQENGEVKAPRKNLDNRDYGIGAQILHDLKISKLKLLTNSEQSKRIGMIGYGLEITETISY, from the coding sequence ATGACTGCGAGTACAGCAATTCAAAAAAACACCTCATTTAAACTGGACTCTATTGAAGATGCCATTGAGGATATCAAAAAGGGGAAAGTTATCATTGTTGTAGATGATGAAAACAGGGAAAATGAAGGTGACTTTTTAGCTTCTGCACAATCTGTTACTCCTGAAATGATCAATTTTATGGCTACTCATGGTCGTGGATTAATATGCATGCCTATCACTGAATCGCGTTGTAAAGAATTAGAGTTAGACATGATGGTTACAAATAATTCTGATCCTATGGAAACTGCATTTACAGTTTCTGTTGATTTAAGAGGTCATGGTGTAACTACTGGTATAAGTGCTAGCGATAGAGCAAAAACTATACAAGCGATGATTCACAAAGACACGAGAAGTCATGACTTAAGTAAACCAGGTCATATCTTTCCTTTAAGAGCTCGTGACGGTGGCGTTTTAAGAAGAACTGGTCATACTGAAGCTGCTATTGATTTTGCAAGATTAGCTGGACATGAACCTGCTGGTGTGATTGTAGAAATCATGAATGAAGATGGAACCATGGCTCGCCTTCCACAATTAATAGAAGTCGCAAAAAAGTTTGACGTTAAACTGGTCTCTATTGAAGACTTAGTTGCTTATCGTATGAAAAACGATAGTCTCATAGAAAAGAAAGAAGACTTTAATCTACGTACCCGTTTTGGTGAATATAGATTAAGAGCTTATCAACAAACTACTAATCAACAAATACATCTCGCTTTAACTTTAGGTGATTGGGATGAAAATGAAGAAGTGCTCACCCGTATGAATTCTACACAGGTAAACAATGACTTATTTAGTACGCTTACCTCTGAGGCAGATCGTAAATTAGACGCCATGTTTGAACGTTTGAATAAAGAAGGTAAAGGAGCAATTGTATTCATTAATCAACAATTTCAACCAGAAAATATGTTGAGTAGATTAGAACAATTAAAAGCGTTACAAGAAAATGGCGAGGTAAAAGCGCCGCGTAAGAATTTAGATAATAGAGATTACGGTATAGGTGCTCAAATTTTACATGATTTAAAAATCTCAAAATTAAAACTGTTAACTAACAGTGAGCAAAGCAAGCGAATAGGTATGATAGGTTATGGTCTAGAAATTACTGAAACCATAAGCTATTAA
- the murQ gene encoding N-acetylmuramic acid 6-phosphate etherase, with the protein MFTKTTEQDSLYDGLENMSTIDLLNNINREDQKVALAVQQVIPQIESFVEVIVNKMKTGGRLFYIGAGTSGRLGILDASECPPTFGVSPEKIIGLIAGGDTAIRHAVENAEDDSKQAIKDLQEHSVNDNDTVLGIAASGTTPYVLGGLQSCNQLNITTGAITCNNNSPIAVEAQFPITPIVGPEFVTGSSRMKAGTAQKMILNMISTTVMIKLGHIKGNKMVDMQLSNDKLVDRGTRMIMEQTGINYDNAHKALLEYGSVRSAVNHIESC; encoded by the coding sequence ATGTTTACTAAAACTACAGAGCAAGACTCCTTATATGATGGACTAGAAAACATGTCCACGATAGATTTGCTCAATAACATCAATCGTGAAGATCAAAAAGTAGCTCTCGCAGTACAGCAAGTGATTCCTCAAATAGAATCTTTTGTAGAAGTTATAGTTAATAAGATGAAAACTGGTGGTCGTCTATTTTATATAGGTGCAGGAACTAGTGGTAGATTAGGAATACTAGACGCAAGTGAATGTCCTCCTACTTTTGGTGTTTCACCAGAAAAAATCATAGGCCTTATTGCAGGTGGCGATACAGCCATTAGACATGCTGTTGAGAACGCAGAAGATGATTCTAAACAAGCCATTAAGGATCTTCAAGAGCATTCCGTTAATGACAATGATACAGTCCTAGGTATCGCAGCTAGTGGTACGACACCCTACGTATTAGGCGGTTTACAAAGCTGTAATCAATTAAACATAACTACAGGAGCTATTACTTGTAATAATAATAGCCCTATCGCTGTTGAGGCACAATTCCCTATTACACCTATTGTAGGACCAGAATTTGTAACTGGTAGTAGTCGTATGAAGGCTGGTACCGCTCAAAAAATGATTCTAAATATGATAAGTACAACGGTAATGATAAAATTAGGTCACATTAAGGGTAATAAAATGGTAGACATGCAATTGAGTAATGATAAACTGGTTGATCGTGGTACTAGAATGATTATGGAACAAACTGGGATCAATTATGATAATGCTCACAAAGCATTGCTAGAATATGGTAGTGTACGATCTGCTGTTAACCATATAGAGAGCTGTTAA